In Candidatus Margulisiibacteriota bacterium, a single genomic region encodes these proteins:
- a CDS encoding alpha/beta fold hydrolase: MKKIFFLPLLLLLLCGLSAGLAAEIQPVNLRALPEHMRSYKNYLVVFVHGMGSDAEAWTELKKRLPDLVGDPDFAGHLYAYTLSDPNAAYYGNAAELKDWLSAARREFIAAHPDWPPDKIPAKFILLTHSMGALTARSYIYSDTLAAARVDAKNFPRGFYQDDVQKAVFLAPPHRGSSMADFIYHYMLSDQGYYIGSAGVLRQAWDIYDRLAQALEALEKLKEFDMSKLKFEFDEDGVKLGQSFDLPSELQKLNDEFCRLFEEYEFSLRLADDGKYQASLRDLQNKIAQLTELYDSFSRLGSIFGELDSAPLLTFPLLKTLVEANNYLASILVKDLLDTLLTQYFLKEQIEGGAVRSLLSRSPVTTVLNLASLPPNYDPVLYRNIIPRGLVAFDRRNTEVFNQSFYGNLPALLGAAEELTNFTPGSFISGLAANSYQVKLLSSPEYQRLPSGEARLLALLMSYARGLFTVEGDGAVDIDSLRGRDIPNLSAAKNYYKDFAHDDLADYFDHGFLENTVEAEAACVVVELALNAFGWTTPPGVRGAIRAMPLFDFVSVVVQRQEALAQDFLAHNNILLPQNSLPQIEQSLYEAPLLVLQNIYTVSGDEQIELGADALQEQTAADQTNTTLPLRRGAKTFYLPLAYNVKAPQVRLSAELYDLAPHLAKLEYSFNFAPYTTAPVDKWGAVTLPDFSVAEGQNIIAFRAVNRLGQTTEQFLRIIRSSTPLLASEIFPEPFAAVNTGNLTLSLVLYNAQFITDNLGVSSIDELIVDGEKLSPGQYALSRGANQTYRNYLKLTAPLTLGEGRHTLSLQAHDAYGHHNSTNWFFTVDALPPEINIEELWPVSIGQLLTVNYFISDNFTVLSDLQINLRTDEEVLSSRNYALAGAGPQQELFAVGDWPDGEYILEIGVADQAGNRAVRQTAVIIDSQPPRVSWQKNANTSKFILTASEKISGQVILAREQLRVPLPLDFVTENIYAADFSGLPDGVYAARALVSDLAGNTVSLILDDLCLDTRGPQIVSLRAEPVILNGDNSYRTKIICAAPDAVRADVLVKHKSSGQEIIKAPLETRDGVFIIEWSAAPYPRGAYIALVTVTDRSGRQTARECEIIKDGITPEIILPAAGGQAGGVVSVTGKAVDPDWNNALDFDFYALYWAAGWQPLPENLRAVDTAVWQTTGLETPQLDRAPDTPWNISCRQSPENGLLAWWDTRALPAGQYTLLLLAAEKNPGLAVGAVCQVLIEPPPENRADFRVNLEQTASQNTKFTLVNLGSTANISAEIIDKYGHVVQQHFWPDVPAAVYLGQPEISAAGVYLWQAADWHLRLAATENSSFQLLLAGIGEVLAADIPYTLNSGLLQIEGQSGGEIVFALRPQTDSLFINTQDSAPLYIGASRYQPPANVYWLSAKQSAGALDLTWDGRLTSGGYSDSGEYYFQLSCYNTDGGGFKRAVITFNIETPFAAQSGGLTPVDGSFDAFGELHKITLAYKVNKDSYLRAAVLDETGVTISVLPEEKILGSTQLKYLSWNGAYPDFAGRQRLVSGNYRILLTLRACDGSAEQILSYDNIKIQNNISGDLARLEPLGEALLFNGQTVQAVSGSSQYYWSARGEGVYTVPQTFSYELELSGEQAVTAAPFVPFAGLYHRGFNRVDLVVEVSYEWSVDYKNGSGAGWKTMQEGWESDDFSVALTLQNQTVSNISARSDHGSGWKITNLDYGYVNPGADHISVTLKDTAGNVLCSGGSNGGIFESANFCNGAFDIKVSTVAGYDKKSGKCYIYSKIDRLRLKDDIKYSRLTNRYYAWYGYVNKYYPQEMDFSAMWNDLGKLGFVPSSYFLNGLTASTLNALFAETYPQVISGTAAQNQSLIEALQKINILYESMPCTDNSYYQYLADEYCEFIPMTSGQTYFTPEKLPSSDLTAKAAVYTDFVVTANILWPASEEYIVGEENKAKRLIDDLAARREIELVDYPALPRIFDKQSINFGGLGFSRLPVQAALGKNGLYQKSLLDITARLPKTVNRNSLQVKIINNSPAAEVWLDGGNVLARYSSARPEQTLAWSTEQDFFLRHGVIDSAALRFNAQSYAPQSEPLYLYEAYFDPLNRRADLPAQNITPVDYYTFLAQDYYNADSGYVLNPNLDFTRWTVQVYDQTGQPNQDFTVTEVNLSNENIWQNNFRLQLNLDAAEKRYVEICGQAADAYELLYFDGETWRTICTGNAASGRLGWWDVTQLNGAYTLALKAATDDDAYSLATQEIFLGQLLRRGESDAARRKISSPYKRAEVFFHPQSFAEDKFITVAPVKLQELDLKNRPDIYALGPVMEILPHGSSFPEPDKRPTVVFRYSQADLAELRARGVDLDKLGLYYINADGELESANSQITQTEYGVEILTVLQHFSPYTVLAGEVPPLPTFNAAWSDLRGRRLKIFGRARPQSALEIYLDDDEFFGDSDGADIVDSITATTDAAAWIFDRRAWNADYLDKLDPEQKDKALAARRLLQEMYWAALADNQAAEQEYARQYAELITADQTRAELIREFLLANNRADLLTASSGVALQEEIGLRLALTAPTLNNVLPERLEVILRQSFPLLLGQPAAIFKTTADDSGYFVCELPLENPTASIFVTYALTGNIQNRPVARLDFVADPEAPQFLAVALSSAYANRENPALSVTLNLSEAAKLLISAYNARGELLDLQYENTYLPEHTLQFAPPAEGVFYYTVQAFDPAGNAGPPLGFTVTADFSPPLRTDIQAPQYINPQKNNLLELIHFAESIATYSIALTENINYEYFISAADAAGNVVTLSGVVYADTEPPLLTDFSFGPQAQRGVRIYWPETETANYLLTARSLNSSSGQTYNIAGNYYYDQLVSPDTFYEYTLQAVDAAGNTSNILSRLIYTADDSAQVLSDGRALIYQDIQIQEIPARPDSLFVARKLSVDRSQTTKVQLTPVYRFLASGQERLLEPLTVTLSFAPESLAEKYIRPETLFVEGGELLTVNYQTGAAVFRALDFGDYALFGLPEYRLFDHTAPLLRFLNIKNGDYLDPAATLSVEVREQDSAVDTQNMYLLLDNKRYVLPPENLRGERLEIKLSALSYLPDGGHILDLFVGDLAGNTANAALRFSAAQEFQITKILPAPNPFDENGVYFTYQLSRPAGRIEIRIYDTNGRLVRELNNCSNQAGFNSTRWDGCDRRGAFVANDVYLYVLKIEQDGRERIIKGKVAALR; this comes from the coding sequence ATGAAAAAAATATTTTTCCTTCCATTGTTGTTGCTATTGTTGTGCGGGTTAAGCGCCGGGCTGGCGGCGGAAATCCAGCCGGTCAATTTGCGCGCTTTGCCGGAACACATGCGCTCTTACAAAAATTACCTGGTGGTTTTTGTGCATGGCATGGGTAGTGACGCTGAAGCCTGGACGGAATTAAAAAAGCGTCTGCCGGATCTGGTCGGCGATCCGGATTTTGCCGGACATCTTTACGCCTACACTCTCTCCGACCCCAATGCCGCGTATTACGGCAACGCCGCCGAGCTAAAAGACTGGCTGTCCGCCGCCCGCCGGGAATTTATTGCCGCGCACCCTGATTGGCCGCCGGACAAAATTCCGGCCAAATTTATTTTGCTGACCCACAGCATGGGCGCGCTGACCGCACGGTCGTATATTTATTCCGACACTCTGGCGGCGGCGCGTGTGGACGCCAAAAATTTTCCGCGCGGTTTTTATCAGGACGATGTGCAAAAGGCGGTCTTTCTCGCGCCGCCGCATCGCGGCTCGAGCATGGCGGACTTTATTTATCACTACATGCTTTCCGATCAGGGTTACTATATCGGCTCGGCCGGCGTTTTGCGCCAGGCCTGGGATATTTACGACCGGCTGGCGCAGGCTCTGGAAGCGCTGGAAAAACTCAAAGAATTCGATATGTCTAAACTTAAGTTTGAATTCGACGAAGACGGTGTAAAACTTGGCCAGAGTTTTGATCTGCCGTCGGAGCTGCAGAAACTCAATGACGAGTTTTGCCGACTTTTTGAGGAATATGAATTCAGCCTGCGTCTGGCCGACGACGGCAAATATCAGGCCTCACTGCGTGATTTGCAAAATAAAATCGCGCAATTGACCGAGTTGTACGATTCATTCAGCCGGCTGGGTTCAATATTTGGCGAATTGGATTCCGCGCCGCTACTGACTTTTCCGCTGCTGAAAACTTTGGTGGAGGCCAATAATTATCTGGCGTCAATTTTGGTCAAGGATCTGCTGGACACGCTGCTGACGCAGTACTTTCTGAAAGAGCAGATAGAGGGCGGCGCCGTGCGGTCTTTGTTGAGCCGCAGCCCGGTGACAACGGTTTTGAATCTGGCGTCTTTGCCGCCGAACTATGATCCGGTGCTGTACCGCAATATTATTCCGCGCGGGCTGGTCGCTTTTGACCGGCGGAATACAGAGGTTTTCAATCAATCGTTTTACGGCAATCTGCCCGCGCTGCTGGGCGCCGCCGAAGAGCTTACTAACTTCACGCCGGGCAGCTTTATTTCCGGTCTGGCTGCCAATTCTTATCAGGTCAAACTGCTGTCCTCGCCGGAGTATCAGCGCCTGCCGTCTGGTGAGGCGCGGCTGCTGGCTTTACTGATGAGTTACGCGCGCGGCCTTTTTACCGTGGAGGGCGACGGCGCGGTAGATATCGACAGTCTGCGCGGCCGGGACATTCCCAATCTGTCCGCCGCCAAAAATTATTACAAAGATTTTGCGCATGACGATCTGGCGGATTATTTTGACCACGGTTTTTTGGAGAACACTGTCGAAGCCGAGGCTGCCTGCGTGGTGGTCGAGCTGGCTTTAAATGCTTTCGGCTGGACTACTCCACCGGGTGTGCGCGGCGCGATCCGCGCCATGCCGTTGTTCGATTTTGTTTCTGTGGTTGTGCAGCGGCAGGAAGCTTTGGCACAGGATTTTCTCGCGCATAATAATATTTTGCTGCCGCAGAATTCCCTACCGCAAATCGAACAGTCTTTGTACGAGGCGCCGCTGCTGGTTTTGCAGAATATTTACACGGTCTCCGGCGATGAGCAGATCGAGCTGGGTGCTGACGCTTTGCAGGAGCAGACCGCTGCTGACCAGACTAATACCACACTCCCGCTGCGCCGCGGCGCCAAGACTTTTTATCTGCCACTGGCCTACAATGTCAAAGCTCCGCAGGTGCGTTTGTCCGCTGAGCTTTACGATCTGGCCCCGCATTTGGCCAAACTGGAGTACTCTTTCAATTTTGCGCCGTACACCACCGCGCCGGTTGACAAATGGGGCGCGGTGACCCTGCCGGATTTTTCCGTGGCAGAGGGGCAGAATATTATTGCTTTTCGCGCGGTCAACCGCCTCGGCCAAACGACCGAGCAGTTTCTGCGCATCATTCGTTCCAGCACACCGCTGCTGGCTTCGGAAATTTTTCCCGAGCCTTTTGCCGCGGTCAATACCGGCAATCTGACGCTCAGCCTCGTTTTATACAACGCGCAATTTATAACTGACAATCTTGGTGTTTCCAGTATCGACGAATTGATTGTTGACGGAGAAAAATTAAGCCCCGGCCAGTACGCTTTGTCCCGTGGTGCAAACCAGACTTACCGCAATTATCTCAAACTCACCGCGCCGCTGACTTTGGGCGAAGGCCGGCATACACTTTCGCTCCAGGCGCACGATGCTTACGGCCATCATAATTCCACCAACTGGTTTTTTACTGTCGATGCCCTGCCGCCGGAAATAAATATAGAAGAGCTTTGGCCGGTGTCCATTGGGCAGCTGCTGACGGTGAATTACTTTATCTCTGATAATTTTACAGTCTTGAGCGATCTGCAGATCAATTTGCGGACTGACGAGGAAGTTTTGAGCAGCAGAAACTATGCGCTGGCTGGCGCGGGACCGCAGCAGGAATTATTTGCGGTCGGCGATTGGCCGGACGGCGAATATATTTTGGAGATCGGGGTGGCGGATCAAGCCGGCAATCGCGCCGTGCGCCAGACGGCGGTCATTATCGACAGTCAGCCGCCGCGGGTTTCCTGGCAAAAAAACGCCAATACTTCCAAATTTATTTTAACGGCCAGTGAAAAAATATCCGGCCAGGTGATTCTCGCGCGCGAGCAGCTGCGCGTCCCGCTGCCCCTGGATTTTGTTACGGAAAATATTTATGCCGCGGATTTTTCCGGTTTGCCGGATGGCGTTTATGCCGCGCGCGCCCTGGTCAGCGATCTGGCCGGCAATACGGTCAGTTTGATACTGGACGATTTATGTTTGGACACGCGCGGCCCGCAAATTGTCAGCCTGCGCGCCGAACCGGTCATTTTAAATGGAGATAATTCTTACCGGACAAAAATTATCTGCGCCGCTCCGGACGCGGTGCGGGCGGACGTCCTTGTCAAGCATAAATCTTCCGGTCAGGAAATAATTAAGGCGCCGCTGGAGACGCGGGACGGTGTTTTCATTATAGAGTGGTCAGCCGCGCCATATCCCCGCGGCGCGTATATTGCGCTGGTGACTGTGACAGACCGCTCGGGCCGGCAGACCGCGCGCGAGTGCGAGATTATCAAGGACGGCATCACTCCGGAAATTATTTTGCCTGCGGCCGGAGGGCAGGCTGGGGGCGTTGTTTCGGTGACCGGCAAAGCCGTGGACCCGGACTGGAACAACGCTCTGGATTTCGATTTTTATGCTTTGTATTGGGCGGCTGGCTGGCAGCCGCTGCCGGAAAATTTGCGCGCTGTCGACACAGCTGTTTGGCAGACAACCGGTCTGGAAACCCCGCAGCTCGACAGAGCGCCGGATACGCCGTGGAATATTTCCTGCCGCCAATCTCCTGAAAACGGCCTGCTGGCCTGGTGGGATACGCGCGCCCTGCCCGCCGGACAATATACTTTGCTTTTGTTAGCCGCGGAAAAAAATCCGGGTCTTGCGGTCGGCGCGGTGTGTCAGGTATTGATCGAGCCGCCGCCGGAAAACCGGGCGGATTTTCGGGTGAACCTGGAGCAGACCGCCTCGCAAAATACAAAATTTACGCTAGTCAATCTGGGCAGCACGGCCAATATCAGCGCGGAGATAATTGATAAATACGGCCATGTTGTGCAGCAGCATTTTTGGCCGGATGTGCCGGCCGCGGTTTATCTCGGCCAGCCGGAAATTTCTGCCGCCGGCGTTTATTTATGGCAAGCCGCAGACTGGCATTTACGGTTGGCCGCTACGGAAAATAGCTCTTTTCAGCTGCTGCTGGCCGGCATCGGCGAGGTGCTGGCGGCGGACATTCCCTACACGCTTAATTCCGGCCTTTTGCAAATCGAGGGGCAGTCCGGCGGCGAAATTGTTTTTGCCTTGCGGCCGCAGACGGACAGCTTGTTTATAAATACTCAAGACAGCGCGCCGCTTTATATTGGAGCCAGCCGTTATCAGCCGCCGGCCAATGTTTACTGGCTGTCGGCCAAGCAGTCGGCCGGCGCGCTGGATCTAACCTGGGATGGCCGCTTGACCAGCGGCGGATATTCTGATAGTGGAGAGTATTACTTTCAACTATCATGTTATAATACTGACGGCGGCGGTTTTAAACGCGCCGTAATTACTTTCAATATCGAAACGCCTTTTGCCGCGCAGAGCGGCGGCCTGACTCCGGTGGACGGCAGCTTTGACGCTTTTGGCGAGTTGCATAAAATTACTTTGGCTTACAAAGTAAATAAAGACAGTTATTTGCGCGCGGCTGTGCTGGACGAGACCGGCGTGACAATTTCTGTCCTGCCGGAAGAAAAAATTCTGGGGTCGACGCAGCTTAAATATTTGAGCTGGAACGGAGCGTACCCTGATTTTGCCGGACGGCAGAGGCTGGTCAGCGGCAATTACCGCATTTTGCTGACTTTGCGCGCCTGCGACGGCTCGGCTGAACAGATATTGTCTTACGATAATATCAAAATTCAGAATAATATTTCCGGCGATCTGGCGCGCCTTGAGCCGCTTGGCGAAGCTCTGCTTTTCAATGGCCAGACTGTGCAGGCTGTCAGCGGTTCGTCACAGTATTATTGGTCAGCGCGCGGCGAAGGCGTCTACACGGTGCCCCAGACTTTTAGTTATGAACTGGAGTTGTCCGGCGAGCAGGCCGTGACCGCCGCGCCTTTTGTGCCTTTTGCCGGACTGTATCACCGCGGGTTTAACAGAGTTGATCTTGTGGTCGAAGTTTCTTATGAATGGAGCGTTGATTATAAAAACGGCAGCGGCGCCGGCTGGAAAACAATGCAGGAGGGCTGGGAAAGCGATGATTTTTCTGTGGCGCTTACCCTGCAAAATCAAACGGTCAGCAATATTTCCGCGCGGAGTGACCACGGCAGCGGCTGGAAAATTACCAATCTTGATTATGGTTATGTTAATCCCGGGGCGGATCATATTTCGGTTACGCTGAAAGATACCGCTGGAAATGTACTTTGTTCCGGTGGCAGCAATGGCGGAATATTTGAAAGCGCCAATTTCTGCAATGGAGCCTTTGACATCAAGGTATCCACGGTGGCTGGTTATGATAAGAAAAGCGGGAAATGTTACATATACAGTAAGATCGATCGGTTGAGGCTTAAAGACGACATCAAGTATTCCCGCCTGACCAACCGCTATTACGCCTGGTACGGCTACGTCAACAAATACTATCCGCAGGAAATGGATTTTTCGGCGATGTGGAATGATCTGGGCAAATTGGGTTTTGTGCCGAGCAGTTATTTTCTCAACGGCTTGACCGCCTCGACTTTGAACGCGCTTTTTGCCGAAACTTATCCGCAGGTCATCAGCGGCACAGCGGCGCAAAATCAGAGCTTGATCGAGGCTTTGCAAAAAATAAATATTCTGTATGAATCCATGCCCTGCACGGACAATAGTTATTATCAATATTTGGCGGATGAATACTGCGAGTTTATTCCCATGACTTCCGGCCAGACTTATTTCACGCCGGAAAAATTGCCGTCGAGCGACCTGACGGCCAAAGCCGCGGTGTATACGGATTTTGTGGTGACCGCAAATATTCTCTGGCCGGCCAGCGAGGAATATATAGTGGGTGAAGAAAATAAGGCCAAGCGGCTGATCGATGACCTGGCGGCCAGACGGGAAATCGAGCTGGTGGATTATCCGGCGCTGCCGCGGATTTTTGACAAGCAGTCGATTAATTTTGGCGGCTTGGGCTTTAGCCGTCTGCCGGTGCAGGCCGCGCTTGGCAAGAACGGCCTGTATCAAAAGAGTTTGCTGGATATTACGGCGCGTCTGCCCAAAACGGTAAACCGCAATTCTCTACAGGTGAAAATCATCAACAATTCCCCCGCGGCGGAGGTCTGGCTGGACGGCGGCAATGTGCTGGCGCGGTATTCCAGCGCGCGGCCGGAACAGACTTTGGCCTGGTCTACCGAGCAGGATTTTTTCCTGCGCCACGGCGTGATCGACAGCGCGGCTTTGCGTTTCAACGCGCAGAGTTACGCGCCGCAGTCCGAACCGCTTTATTTATATGAAGCGTATTTCGATCCCTTGAACCGCCGCGCCGATCTGCCTGCCCAGAATATTACGCCGGTCGATTACTACACTTTTTTGGCGCAGGATTATTATAACGCGGACTCCGGCTATGTTCTGAATCCCAATTTGGATTTCACGCGCTGGACTGTGCAGGTATACGACCAGACTGGTCAGCCCAATCAAGACTTCACGGTCACAGAAGTGAATTTAAGCAATGAAAATATCTGGCAAAATAATTTCCGGCTCCAGCTGAATCTCGACGCCGCGGAAAAACGTTATGTGGAAATTTGCGGGCAGGCGGCCGACGCTTATGAGCTGCTTTATTTTGACGGCGAGACCTGGCGGACAATTTGCACCGGCAATGCCGCCAGCGGGCGTTTGGGCTGGTGGGATGTGACGCAGTTGAACGGCGCGTACACGCTGGCTTTAAAAGCAGCCACGGACGACGACGCATATTCTTTGGCCACGCAGGAGATTTTCCTTGGCCAGCTTTTGCGGCGCGGAGAGTCTGACGCGGCGCGCCGAAAAATCAGCAGTCCTTACAAACGCGCGGAAGTTTTCTTTCACCCGCAGTCTTTTGCTGAGGACAAATTCATTACTGTCGCGCCGGTCAAATTGCAGGAGCTCGATCTGAAAAACAGGCCGGATATTTACGCGCTGGGGCCGGTAATGGAAATTTTACCGCACGGCTCGTCTTTTCCCGAGCCGGACAAACGTCCCACGGTGGTTTTCCGCTATAGTCAGGCTGATCTGGCCGAACTGCGTGCCCGGGGCGTGGATCTGGATAAACTGGGTTTGTATTACATCAACGCAGACGGTGAGCTGGAGAGCGCGAACAGCCAGATAACGCAGACAGAATACGGCGTGGAAATTCTGACAGTTTTACAGCACTTTTCGCCGTATACTGTGCTGGCCGGCGAGGTGCCGCCGCTGCCGACATTTAACGCGGCTTGGAGCGATCTGCGCGGTCGTCGTCTGAAAATTTTTGGCCGAGCCAGGCCGCAGAGCGCGCTGGAAATTTATCTGGATGATGATGAATTTTTCGGTGACAGCGACGGCGCGGACATTGTGGACAGTATTACAGCGACGACTGATGCCGCGGCCTGGATTTTTGACCGCCGCGCCTGGAACGCTGATTATCTGGACAAACTTGACCCCGAACAAAAAGACAAAGCGCTGGCGGCTAGGCGGCTGCTGCAGGAAATGTACTGGGCGGCGCTGGCGGACAATCAGGCGGCTGAGCAGGAGTATGCGCGGCAATATGCGGAGCTGATCACCGCCGACCAGACCAGAGCTGAGTTGATCCGCGAATTTTTGCTGGCGAATAATCGGGCTGATTTGCTGACGGCTAGTTCCGGTGTGGCTCTGCAGGAAGAAATAGGTTTGCGATTGGCTTTGACCGCGCCGACTTTAAATAATGTTTTGCCGGAACGTTTAGAGGTAATCCTGCGCCAGTCTTTTCCGCTGCTCCTTGGCCAGCCAGCCGCGATTTTTAAAACGACCGCCGATGACAGCGGGTACTTTGTCTGCGAGTTGCCGCTGGAAAATCCGACCGCCAGTATTTTTGTGACTTATGCATTGACCGGCAATATTCAAAACCGGCCGGTGGCGCGGCTGGATTTTGTGGCTGATCCGGAAGCGCCGCAATTCTTAGCCGTGGCTCTCTCCAGCGCCTATGCCAATCGGGAAAACCCGGCGCTGTCCGTCACTTTGAATTTAAGCGAAGCGGCCAAGCTGCTGATCTCCGCTTACAACGCGCGCGGTGAATTGCTGGATTTGCAATATGAGAATACTTATTTGCCGGAGCATACTTTGCAATTCGCGCCGCCTGCGGAAGGAGTGTTTTATTATACGGTGCAGGCTTTTGATCCGGCTGGCAACGCCGGCCCGCCGCTGGGTTTTACAGTTACGGCTGATTTTTCACCGCCGCTGCGGACGGACATTCAAGCGCCGCAGTATATCAATCCGCAGAAAAATAATTTGCTGGAGCTGATCCATTTTGCGGAAAGTATTGCGACGTATTCTATTGCGCTTACCGAAAATATAAATTATGAATATTTTATTTCCGCGGCTGATGCGGCTGGCAATGTCGTAACTTTGAGCGGCGTGGTTTATGCGGACACCGAGCCGCCTTTATTGACGGATTTTAGTTTTGGCCCGCAGGCTCAGCGCGGCGTGCGGATATACTGGCCGGAAACAGAAACCGCCAATTACCTGCTGACAGCCAGGTCGCTCAATTCCAGCTCCGGCCAGACCTATAATATTGCGGGGAATTATTATTATGATCAGCTGGTCAGTCCGGATACTTTTTATGAATATACTTTGCAGGCGGTGGACGCGGCCGGCAATACCAGCAATATTTTAAGCCGGTTGATTTATACAGCGGACGATTCCGCTCAGGTACTGTCTGACGGCCGCGCCCTGATTTATCAGGATATTCAAATCCAGGAAATTCCAGCGCGGCCGGACAGTTTGTTTGTCGCGCGGAAATTATCCGTAGACCGCAGCCAAACCACTAAAGTTCAATTGACACCGGTTTACCGTTTTCTGGCCAGCGGGCAGGAACGTTTGCTTGAGCCGCTGACCGTCACCCTGTCTTTTGCGCCGGAAAGTTTGGCTGAGAAATACATCAGGCCGGAGACGCTGTTTGTCGAGGGAGGCGAGCTGCTGACGGTCAATTATCAAACGGGCGCAGCGGTTTTCCGCGCACTGGATTTCGGCGATTACGCTTTGTTTGGCCTGCCGGAATACCGCTTGTTTGACCACACCGCGCCGCTGCTGCGTTTTTTGAATATTAAGAACGGCGATTATCTTGATCCAGCGGCTACTTTGAGCGTGGAAGTGCGGGAACAGGACTCCGCCGTGGACACGCAAAATATGTATTTGCTGCTGGATAATAAGCGTTATGTTTTGCCGCCGGAAAATCTGCGCGGCGAGCGCCTGGAAATAAAACTCTCCGCTCTCAGTTATTTGCCGGACGGCGGGCATATTTTAGATTTATTTGTTGGCGATCTGGCCGGCAATACCGCCAACGCCGCTTTGCGGTTTTCCGCCGCGCAGGAATTTCAGATCACCAAAATTCTGCCCGCGCCCAATCCTTTTGACGAGAACGGCGTTTATTTTACCTATCAGCTTTCCCGTCCAGCGGGCCGGATCGAGATCAGGATTTATGACACCAACGGCCGTCTGGTGCGCGAGCTGAATAATTGCAGCAATCAGGCCGGTTTTAATAGCACGCGCTGGGACGGCTGCGACCGCCGTGGCGCTTTTGTGGCCAACGATGTGTATCTCTATGTGCTCAAGATCGAGCAGGACGGCCGGGAGAGAATAATTAAAGGCAAAGTCGCGGCTTTGCGCTGA
- a CDS encoding outer membrane lipoprotein carrier protein LolA — translation MKKAALWGVLLTALLAAEFSAEAVTTIESPLIGRQVVTQSLTELPRPEKVYQDKLFAEFDFQTTETATGLQMTGTPKKADSSFSRLLIQLDKNKNLLELRLYSRAGQEVLSLKNTYEERGGIFLPAHTEVFLSESKLRAVTEYRNVQFEGETK, via the coding sequence ATGAAAAAAGCGGCATTGTGGGGAGTTTTGCTGACCGCGCTACTGGCGGCGGAGTTTTCCGCGGAGGCGGTCACTACTATAGAAAGCCCGCTGATTGGCCGGCAGGTGGTTACGCAGAGCCTCACCGAGTTGCCGCGGCCAGAAAAAGTTTATCAAGATAAGCTGTTTGCGGAATTTGATTTTCAGACCACTGAAACAGCCACCGGACTGCAGATGACCGGCACGCCAAAAAAAGCGGACTCAAGTTTTTCCCGCTTGCTTATCCAATTGGACAAAAATAAAAATTTGCTGGAACTGCGCCTTTACAGCCGGGCGGGGCAGGAAGTGCTTTCGCTTAAAAATACTTACGAGGAGCGGGGCGGTATTTTTCTGCCGGCGCACACCGAAGTGTTTTTAAGCGAGAGCAAACTCCGCGCCGTCACCGAATACCGCAATGTCCAATTTGAGGGAGAAACAAAATGA
- the metK gene encoding methionine adenosyltransferase — MKAKHLFTSESISEGHPDKVADQISDAILDACLEQDKNSRVACETLVTTDLVVIAGEITTTAKVDYEKVARQVIADIGYTKDEYGFNAATCRVEVYLHQQSPDISQGVTEGLGDFKEQGAGDQGMMFGYATAETENYLPLTLDLAHALVLKAAELRKSGKIKYLRPDSKSQVTVEYDDGRPGKVTAIVVSHQHDAEVSNEQLRKDIAELVIDPVIPADRRSADCKILINPTGRFELGGPAGDTGLTGRKIIADSYGGVGSHGGGAFSGKDPSKVDRSAAYMGRYIAKNIVAAGLAEKCEVQLAYAIGYAQPLSINVDTYGTGKVSEEKIAAALPQVFDLTPKGIITALDLKRPIYRNTAAYGHFGRDVFPWEKTDRAEALQKILK, encoded by the coding sequence ATTAAGGCAAAGCATCTTTTCACTTCCGAATCAATTTCCGAGGGGCACCCGGACAAGGTCGCCGATCAGATCTCCGACGCGATACTCGACGCCTGCCTCGAGCAGGACAAAAATTCGCGCGTGGCCTGCGAAACGCTGGTCACGACCGATCTTGTGGTCATCGCTGGCGAGATCACCACGACCGCCAAAGTGGATTATGAAAAAGTCGCGCGGCAGGTCATCGCCGACATCGGGTACACGAAAGACGAATATGGTTTCAATGCCGCAACCTGCCGCGTCGAAGTGTATCTACATCAGCAGTCGCCGGATATTTCACAGGGCGTCACCGAAGGCCTGGGCGATTTTAAAGAACAGGGCGCGGGCGATCAGGGTATGATGTTCGGGTACGCCACCGCCGAGACGGAAAATTATCTGCCGCTGACGCTGGATCTCGCGCACGCGCTGGTGCTGAAAGCCGCCGAGCTGCGCAAGTCCGGAAAAATAAAATACCTGCGGCCGGACAGCAAATCACAGGTCACGGTGGAATACGACGACGGCAGGCCGGGCAAAGTCACGGCAATAGTCGTGTCGCATCAGCATGACGCCGAAGTGAGCAACGAGCAGCTGCGCAAGGACATCGCCGAACTGGTCATCGATCCGGTCATACCGGCGGACAGACGCAGCGCGGACTGCAAAATACTCATCAATCCGACCGGCCGTTTTGAGCTGGGCGGGCCGGCTGGCGACACGGGGCTGACCGGACGCAAGATAATCGCGGATAGTTACGGCGGCGTCGGCTCGCACGGCGGCGGAGCATTTTCCGGCAAAGACCCTTCCAAAGTCGACCGCTCGGCCGCTTACATGGGGCGGTATATTGCCAAGAATATCGTAGCCGCCGGTCTGGCCGAGAAATGCGAAGTGCAGCTGGCTTACGCGATCGGTTACGCACAGCCGCTTTCGATAAACGTGGACACTTACGGCACGGGCAAAGTCTCTGAAGAAAAAATCGCCGCGGCGCTGCCCCAGGTTTTTGACCTGACGCCGAAAGGCATCATCACGGCGCTGGACTTGAAACGGCCGATCTACCGGAACACCGCAGCTTACGGCCATTTCGGGCGGGATGTTTTTCCGTGGGAAAAAACTGACCGCGCGGAGGCGTTGCAAAAAATATTAAAATAA